A portion of the Luxibacter massiliensis genome contains these proteins:
- a CDS encoding threonine/serine exporter family protein, which produces MSEGIKIGAKKQEPGGRDSEERKAVLELALDMGRVLLKNGAEIFRVEETIRRVCSRYHIEDVDPFVMSNGIFITACYGSEEIYARVKHIPLSGFHLGIVTEVNDLSREIAAGNMGLCEARARLSEIEKMPPKRGRFRVFAAGIGSGCFCYLLKANVWESMVAVIIGCMLYTFVIFAENHRLTKIIINIVGGGFITVMALLAIQIPWTVPVRMDKIIVGSILPLVPGVAFVNSIRDIANSDFISGIVRIVDALLVFVYIAIGVGFVLGCYNNLAGGAGLW; this is translated from the coding sequence ATGTCAGAAGGGATAAAGATTGGCGCTAAGAAACAAGAGCCGGGCGGGCGTGACAGCGAAGAGAGGAAAGCCGTACTTGAGCTGGCCCTGGATATGGGGCGTGTCCTTTTGAAAAATGGCGCGGAAATCTTTCGGGTGGAGGAAACGATCAGGCGGGTATGCAGCAGGTACCATATTGAAGATGTAGATCCCTTTGTCATGAGCAATGGAATTTTTATTACTGCATGCTATGGAAGTGAGGAAATTTATGCACGTGTAAAACATATTCCCCTTTCAGGCTTCCATCTGGGGATTGTAACAGAAGTAAATGACCTGTCCCGAGAAATAGCAGCCGGGAATATGGGACTTTGTGAAGCACGGGCACGGCTCAGTGAGATCGAAAAAATGCCTCCTAAAAGGGGGCGGTTCAGAGTTTTTGCCGCAGGTATTGGCAGCGGCTGTTTCTGCTATCTGCTGAAGGCCAACGTCTGGGAGAGTATGGTGGCTGTAATCATAGGATGTATGCTTTATACGTTCGTTATTTTTGCAGAAAATCACAGGCTGACAAAAATTATTATTAACATTGTAGGCGGCGGGTTTATAACAGTGATGGCTCTTTTGGCCATACAGATTCCCTGGACTGTCCCTGTCAGGATGGATAAAATTATTGTGGGTTCCATACTTCCCCTTGTCCCAGGGGTAGCTTTTGTCAATTCTATCAGAGACATTGCAAACAGCGATTTCATTTCCGGCATTGTGAGGATTGTAGATGCACTGCTTGTGTTCGTCTATATTGCTATTGGAGTAGGATTTGTGCTTGGCTGTTATAATAATCTGGCAGGAGGTGCAGGCCTATGGTGA
- a CDS encoding sensor histidine kinase has protein sequence MRIRIQRSMMLVIFGTLLISYLILTVALYGHNMDLMKMEVRQEARYIRSAINITGSLYLEKMDEVDVRTRVTQISSDGAVIYDSGRDAKTLDSHKSRKEVQQALSKGTGEDVRMSDTRGQEMYYYALLLENGTVLRVAKSMDNLAATAMSVLPVMGVLAVFMLFLAWLLAKWQTARLIKPINELNIEHPLDNDIYPELAPLLRAIDAQNQEREAVSNMRKEFSANVSHELKTPLTSISGYAEIIKNGMVRPQDIPNFSERIYKEARRLITLVEDIIKLSRLDEESVELEKEDVDLYHLCREIISRLSPQAAAKNVRFVIAGEPVIYHGIRQILDEMIYNICENAIKYNVQGGRVSVWVGNTLEGPKVSVADNGIGIPKEHQERIFERFYRVDKSHSKERGGTGLGLSIVKHGALLHGAKVFVDSEIGSGTRIDIKF, from the coding sequence ATGAGGATTAGGATCCAGAGGAGCATGATGCTTGTTATATTTGGTACCCTACTTATTTCATATCTAATATTGACAGTTGCCCTGTATGGCCATAACATGGATTTAATGAAGATGGAGGTCAGGCAGGAGGCCAGATATATCAGATCAGCAATTAATATTACAGGCTCCTTATACCTGGAGAAAATGGATGAGGTAGATGTGCGGACAAGGGTCACACAGATATCTTCTGATGGCGCCGTGATCTACGATTCTGGCAGAGATGCTAAAACTTTGGACAGCCATAAATCCAGGAAAGAAGTACAGCAGGCGCTGTCCAAGGGGACTGGGGAAGATGTAAGGATGTCTGATACCCGGGGGCAGGAAATGTACTACTATGCTCTTTTACTTGAGAATGGGACAGTGCTGCGGGTAGCAAAGTCTATGGATAATTTAGCTGCCACTGCCATGAGTGTACTGCCTGTGATGGGGGTTCTGGCAGTATTTATGCTGTTTCTGGCCTGGCTTTTGGCAAAGTGGCAGACAGCGAGGCTGATAAAACCAATCAATGAATTAAATATTGAGCATCCGCTGGACAATGACATTTATCCAGAACTGGCCCCCTTGTTACGGGCAATAGATGCGCAGAATCAGGAGAGAGAGGCTGTCTCCAACATGCGGAAGGAATTTTCCGCAAATGTTTCCCATGAACTGAAGACGCCTCTGACCTCTATATCTGGTTATGCGGAGATTATAAAAAATGGGATGGTCAGGCCCCAGGATATTCCTAATTTTTCTGAGAGAATCTACAAGGAGGCCAGGCGCCTGATTACTCTTGTGGAGGATATTATCAAGCTTTCCAGGCTGGACGAAGAGTCTGTAGAACTGGAGAAAGAGGATGTGGATCTTTATCATTTATGCCGGGAAATTATAAGCAGGCTTTCCCCCCAGGCGGCGGCAAAGAATGTACGGTTTGTCATTGCAGGGGAGCCGGTTATCTATCATGGGATCCGGCAGATTTTAGATGAGATGATTTATAATATTTGCGAAAATGCAATCAAGTATAATGTGCAGGGCGGCAGGGTATCCGTATGGGTGGGGAATACTCTTGAAGGCCCCAAAGTCAGCGTGGCAGATAATGGCATAGGGATACCGAAGGAGCACCAGGAGAGAATCTTTGAGCGTTTTTACCGTGTGGATAAGAGCCACTCTAAAGAAAGAGGGGGGACAGGGCTTGGACTGTCTATTGTTAAGCACGGCGCGCTGCTTCATGGTGCAAAGGTCTTTGTGGACAGCGAAATAGGGAGCGGGACACGGATAGATATAAAATTCTAA
- a CDS encoding winged helix-turn-helix domain-containing protein, translated as MIYCVEDDDNIRELVIYTLETTGLKAQGFADGSAFMEALAFDTPELILLDIMLPGEDGLALLSKLKGSAKTKDIPVIMVTAKGAEYDKVIGLDSGADDYVTKPFGMMELVSRIKAVMRRTGQKIDKTDISIAGVRINIKKHEVTVDGTPVTLTLKEFELLERLMRNQNIVLTRDQLLEDIWGYDFDGETRTVDVHVRTLRQKLGSKGEIIETVRGVGYRVGGYHED; from the coding sequence ATGATATATTGCGTGGAAGATGATGATAACATCCGGGAGCTTGTAATATATACATTGGAAACAACAGGGTTAAAAGCGCAGGGGTTTGCCGACGGCAGCGCATTTATGGAAGCTTTGGCGTTTGATACGCCAGAGCTTATTTTGCTTGATATCATGCTGCCGGGAGAGGATGGCCTGGCCCTGCTTTCCAAACTGAAGGGTTCTGCCAAGACAAAGGATATACCAGTCATTATGGTAACGGCAAAGGGAGCAGAATATGACAAAGTAATCGGACTGGATTCAGGGGCCGATGACTATGTGACAAAGCCTTTTGGAATGATGGAGCTTGTATCCAGGATTAAAGCTGTCATGCGCCGTACCGGGCAAAAGATAGATAAAACAGATATCAGCATAGCGGGGGTGCGGATCAATATTAAAAAGCATGAGGTGACTGTAGATGGAACCCCGGTGACGCTGACCTTAAAGGAGTTTGAGCTTTTAGAGAGGCTGATGCGTAACCAGAATATAGTGTTGACAAGAGACCAGCTTCTGGAGGATATATGGGGATATGACTTTGACGGGGAAACCAGGACAGTGGATGTACATGTAAGGACTCTCCGCCAAAAGCTGGGAAGTAAGGGAGAGATTATAGAGACGGTCAGGGGGGTCGGATACAGGGTAGGGGGATATCATGAGGATTAG
- the phoU gene encoding phosphate signaling complex protein PhoU has translation MRNKFDMQLQLLEEQLTHMGELCEIAIAKATKALKEGSPEQARAIMAADEEIDQIEKDIERLCLKLLLQQQPVAKDLRRISAALKMITDMERIGDQTSDIAEIVISSGNNTAVDIKEIGTMAAAASKMVRDSVTAYVSKDLELAESVMKADDVVDELFNTIRDELIRYIRAEKGENGGNIFDLIMVTKYLERIGDHATNIAEWVEFSITGVHRNNAVLEEK, from the coding sequence ATGCGTAATAAATTTGATATGCAGTTACAGTTACTGGAGGAGCAGCTTACACATATGGGTGAGCTCTGTGAGATAGCCATAGCCAAGGCTACAAAGGCGCTGAAGGAGGGGAGTCCTGAACAGGCCAGGGCAATTATGGCGGCTGATGAGGAGATTGACCAGATAGAGAAGGATATTGAGAGACTCTGTCTGAAGCTGCTTTTACAGCAGCAGCCAGTGGCAAAGGATCTGCGGAGGATTTCTGCAGCTCTGAAAATGATTACGGATATGGAACGTATCGGTGACCAGACTTCTGATATTGCGGAGATTGTAATTTCATCGGGAAACAACACGGCAGTGGATATTAAAGAAATCGGGACTATGGCAGCAGCAGCCAGCAAGATGGTGCGTGACAGTGTGACAGCATATGTATCCAAAGATCTTGAGCTGGCGGAGAGTGTAATGAAAGCGGATGATGTGGTAGATGAGCTGTTTAACACTATCCGCGATGAACTGATCCGTTATATCCGTGCAGAGAAAGGTGAAAATGGAGGTAATATTTTCGATCTGATTATGGTAACAAAGTATTTGGAGCGTATTGGTGACCATGCCACAAATATTGCTGAATGGGTAGAATTTTCCATTACAGGCGTGCACCGTAATAATGCCGTGCTGGAAGAGAAATAA
- the pstB gene encoding phosphate ABC transporter ATP-binding protein PstB: MGKISIKNLDLYYDDFKALKDVNLEIEPNKITAFIGPSGCGKSTLLKSINRMNDLVEGCRIEGEILLDGENIFKGMDVNILRKRVGMVFQKPNPFPMSIYDNIAFGPRTHGIHSKAKLDDIVERSLRNAAIWDECKDRLKKSALGMSGGQQQRLCIARALAVEPEVLLMDEPTSALDPISTSKIEDLAMELKKDYTIVMVTHNMQQAVRVSDNTAFFLLGEVVEYNDTEKLFSIPADKRTEDYITGRFG; the protein is encoded by the coding sequence ATGGGAAAAATAAGTATCAAAAATCTGGACTTGTATTACGATGATTTCAAAGCCCTAAAGGATGTAAACCTGGAAATAGAACCCAATAAAATCACCGCTTTTATCGGGCCCAGTGGATGTGGGAAATCAACACTGTTAAAATCAATTAACCGGATGAACGACTTGGTGGAAGGGTGCCGTATAGAAGGAGAGATTCTGCTGGACGGAGAAAATATCTTTAAAGGCATGGATGTGAATATTCTCAGAAAAAGAGTCGGCATGGTGTTCCAGAAACCGAATCCTTTTCCAATGAGTATTTATGATAATATCGCATTTGGCCCGAGAACCCATGGAATCCATTCTAAGGCCAAGTTAGATGACATAGTGGAAAGATCCCTGCGCAATGCTGCCATTTGGGATGAGTGTAAAGACAGGCTGAAAAAGAGTGCCCTGGGAATGTCAGGGGGACAGCAGCAGCGACTTTGTATTGCAAGGGCTTTGGCTGTGGAGCCTGAAGTTCTTCTGATGGATGAACCCACCTCAGCCCTGGACCCAATTTCCACATCCAAAATTGAAGATCTTGCTATGGAGCTGAAAAAAGATTATACTATTGTCATGGTAACACATAATATGCAGCAGGCAGTGCGCGTGTCGGATAATACGGCCTTCTTTCTTCTCGGTGAGGTTGTAGAATACAATGATACGGAGAAATTATTCTCCATACCGGCAGATAAAAGGACAGAGGATTATATTACAGGGAGGTTTGGTTAG
- the pstA gene encoding phosphate ABC transporter permease PstA, which translates to MSNQTTFGQKLKNYLKNHPGSFLVMLLVILGAVLTFTVLIFLIVYILVHGIPYIKPSLFSFTYTSDNASLMPALINTLTMTFLSLLVAVPLGIFAAIFLVEYAKRGNKFMNVIRLTTETLSGIPSIVYGLFGMLFFVNTLGWGFSLLAGAFTLAIMILPLIMRTTEEALKSVPDSFREGSFGLGAGKLRTVFRIVLPSAVPGILAGVILAIGRIVGETAALMYTAGTVANVPSSVMGSGRTLAVHMYNLASEGLYMDQAYATAVVLLVLVVGINAISSVIARKLTKA; encoded by the coding sequence GTGAGTAATCAAACAACATTCGGCCAGAAGCTGAAAAATTATTTGAAAAACCATCCCGGATCCTTTCTTGTGATGCTGCTGGTTATCCTGGGCGCAGTCCTGACATTTACAGTACTGATTTTCCTGATAGTGTATATCCTTGTACATGGGATTCCCTATATTAAGCCGTCACTCTTTTCATTTACTTATACATCCGACAATGCATCGCTGATGCCGGCCCTAATCAATACTCTTACAATGACATTTCTTTCCCTGCTGGTTGCTGTCCCGCTGGGGATATTTGCGGCTATTTTTTTAGTCGAGTATGCGAAGAGGGGTAACAAGTTCATGAATGTAATACGCCTTACCACAGAGACGCTTTCAGGCATCCCTTCTATCGTGTATGGACTGTTTGGAATGCTGTTTTTTGTAAATACGCTGGGATGGGGATTTTCTCTGCTTGCAGGGGCGTTTACATTGGCAATCATGATTCTGCCGCTGATTATGCGCACCACGGAGGAAGCGTTAAAGTCTGTGCCTGATTCCTTCCGGGAAGGAAGCTTTGGATTGGGGGCAGGGAAACTGCGGACAGTATTCCGTATCGTCTTACCCTCTGCGGTGCCTGGAATCCTGGCAGGTGTGATTCTGGCCATTGGCAGGATTGTGGGAGAGACTGCAGCGCTTATGTATACAGCGGGGACTGTGGCCAATGTACCTTCCAGTGTGATGGGTTCAGGGAGGACGCTGGCCGTGCATATGTATAATCTGGCCAGCGAGGGACTGTATATGGATCAGGCATATGCAACAGCGGTGGTGCTGCTTGTGCTGGTAGTCGGGATCAATGCAATATCCAGCGTAATAGCAAGAAAATTAACGAAAGCGTAG
- the pstC gene encoding phosphate ABC transporter permease subunit PstC, which yields MKSKAWNEKFMQGVFFIAACASVLAVALICIFLFANGIPAMKEIGFFKFVSGEMWKPNNSIYGILPMIIGSIYVTAGAILFGVPIGILTSVFMAMYCPKKIYRPLKAATELLAGIPSVVYGFFGLVVLVPWIREFGRTLKAMGLVRSSGNGNSILTASILLGMMILPTIIGVTESAIRSVPPQYYEGALALGATRERSIFRVIMPAAKSGVIAGIVLGIGRAIGETMAVIMVAGNQARMPAGILKGVRTLTANIVIEMGYATDLHREALIATGVVLFVFILIINFSVALLNRRSERE from the coding sequence ATGAAATCAAAAGCATGGAATGAGAAATTCATGCAGGGAGTGTTCTTTATTGCCGCCTGTGCTTCGGTGCTGGCGGTAGCTCTCATTTGTATCTTTTTATTTGCAAATGGGATCCCCGCAATGAAAGAAATCGGATTTTTCAAATTTGTGTCAGGAGAAATGTGGAAACCCAATAACAGTATATATGGAATACTTCCTATGATAATAGGCAGTATCTATGTGACAGCAGGAGCCATACTTTTTGGCGTGCCTATTGGAATATTGACTTCTGTGTTTATGGCGATGTACTGCCCGAAAAAAATTTACAGGCCTCTCAAAGCCGCAACAGAATTGCTGGCAGGAATCCCTTCGGTCGTATATGGTTTTTTTGGCCTGGTTGTTTTAGTGCCCTGGATCAGAGAATTTGGGAGGACGTTAAAAGCTATGGGGTTAGTAAGAAGCAGTGGAAATGGCAATAGTATACTGACTGCCTCCATTCTTCTCGGGATGATGATTCTTCCAACAATTATCGGGGTGACAGAGTCCGCCATCCGTTCAGTGCCGCCGCAGTATTATGAGGGGGCCCTTGCCCTTGGGGCGACCCGTGAGAGAAGTATTTTCCGTGTTATTATGCCTGCTGCAAAATCAGGGGTGATAGCCGGGATTGTGCTTGGAATCGGGCGCGCCATAGGGGAAACAATGGCAGTTATTATGGTAGCCGGGAACCAGGCCAGGATGCCGGCCGGCATTTTAAAAGGGGTGCGTACTCTTACCGCCAATATTGTGATTGAGATGGGGTATGCCACAGATTTGCACAGAGAGGCTTTGATTGCCACGGGTGTTGTTCTCTTTGTGTTTATCCTTATTATAAATTTCAGTGTAGCTTTATTGAACAGGAGGTCAGAACGTGAGTAA
- a CDS encoding substrate-binding domain-containing protein, translating to MKMKKFIAAISMVSMLAIGVTGCGSSDAGTDNTSDASGDTNTEASADWDSTNDITIVSREDGSGTRGAFIELFGIEEKNGDEKVDMTTEEAQITNSTSVMLTTVSGDEYAIGYVSLGSLDESVKAVKIDGAEATADNVKSGDYKVSRPFNIATKEDLDNEVAKDFVNFIMSEEGQAVVEENHYIAVDDVKPFEGTSPSGKAVVGGSSSIAPVMEKLIEAYKAVNPDAEIELQTTDSTTGMTSAIDGSYDIGMASRELKDDELSGGLTPTVIATDGIAVIVNNNSTVDELSSEQVKAIYTGEALTWDEVIE from the coding sequence ATGAAAATGAAAAAGTTTATTGCAGCAATATCTATGGTTAGCATGTTGGCAATCGGTGTTACAGGATGCGGCAGCTCAGATGCAGGAACAGATAATACCTCAGATGCTTCGGGGGACACAAATACAGAAGCTTCCGCTGACTGGGACAGCACAAATGATATAACTATAGTATCCCGTGAAGATGGGTCAGGGACAAGAGGCGCGTTTATAGAACTGTTTGGGATAGAGGAGAAAAATGGAGACGAAAAAGTCGACATGACAACTGAGGAGGCACAGATAACAAACAGTACATCTGTTATGCTGACTACAGTTTCAGGGGATGAATATGCAATTGGATATGTCTCTCTGGGTTCATTAGATGAAAGCGTTAAAGCAGTAAAGATTGACGGCGCTGAGGCAACAGCTGATAACGTAAAATCAGGAGATTACAAAGTATCCAGGCCGTTCAACATTGCAACAAAAGAAGATTTAGACAATGAAGTGGCAAAAGACTTTGTAAACTTTATTATGAGTGAAGAGGGCCAGGCAGTTGTTGAAGAAAACCACTATATAGCAGTAGATGACGTAAAGCCTTTTGAGGGGACATCACCGTCAGGAAAAGCTGTAGTGGGAGGCTCTTCCTCTATTGCCCCAGTTATGGAAAAGCTGATCGAAGCATATAAAGCTGTAAATCCAGATGCAGAGATCGAACTTCAGACAACAGACTCCACAACGGGAATGACATCCGCTATTGATGGCAGCTATGATATCGGTATGGCTTCCAGAGAACTAAAAGATGATGAATTGTCTGGAGGACTTACCCCGACAGTTATCGCTACAGACGGTATTGCGGTAATCGTTAATAATAACAGTACAGTGGATGAGCTGAGCAGTGAACAGGTAAAAGCGATCTATACAGGCGAGGCTCTTACATGGGATGAGGTAATCGAATAA
- a CDS encoding Na/Pi cotransporter family protein translates to MNYVGIIIPFVGGLGMFIYGMQIMAQGLENAAGSKMKTLLEALTKNKFFGVLLGAFITAVIQSSSATTVMVVGFVNAGIMNLTQAMGVIMGANIGTTVTGWLVSSVEWAKFLSPGNLAPIAIMVGVIVMLTGTRRSTKDVSSIIVGFGLLFVGITTMSSAVAPLQESEGFRSLFVTLGHNPLLGVVAGAVVTAIIQSSSASVGILQSLAGAGLVPFNAAVYIIMGQNIGTCVTAIMSSIGAKKTAKTAAVMHLLFNIIGTIIFSIVAIVFFKIINPAAGNGLITQTEISTVHTIFNIGTTILLFPVSDWIIKLAKKLEKGDEKETDESRVLLDDRMLETPSIALQSTVSEAVRMGNIVKVTLAKSKDVMFTKDYQKILEIKEEESTVDRLCSGITDYVIKISSLSINEKEHQRVASLLQILSDIERISDYCENISEFAETLQSRKAEFTEIGTAELKEMMDVCIDSYIYAIEAFEEDSKEKAMKVIEKESQADDLEIRIRSSHMKRLANNQCNTDAGIVFLDALVSLERISDHSRNIAEEVLTGA, encoded by the coding sequence ATGAATTACGTAGGCATTATTATTCCTTTTGTCGGCGGACTCGGCATGTTTATTTATGGAATGCAGATTATGGCCCAGGGCCTGGAGAATGCTGCCGGCAGTAAGATGAAGACATTACTGGAAGCACTGACGAAGAATAAGTTTTTTGGGGTTCTGCTCGGTGCTTTTATTACGGCTGTAATCCAGAGCTCTTCCGCGACTACGGTCATGGTCGTGGGTTTTGTAAATGCAGGGATCATGAATCTTACCCAGGCCATGGGAGTTATAATGGGTGCGAATATCGGCACAACTGTGACAGGCTGGCTCGTATCCAGTGTGGAGTGGGCCAAATTTTTAAGTCCCGGTAATTTGGCGCCTATAGCCATTATGGTAGGCGTGATTGTTATGCTTACAGGGACACGGCGTTCCACTAAGGATGTTTCCAGTATCATTGTTGGCTTTGGGCTTTTGTTTGTCGGTATCACCACCATGTCATCTGCTGTTGCGCCTTTACAGGAATCTGAGGGATTCCGCAGCCTTTTTGTGACACTTGGCCACAATCCGCTGTTGGGGGTCGTAGCAGGGGCGGTTGTTACTGCTATCATTCAAAGCTCATCTGCATCTGTGGGTATTTTGCAGAGTCTTGCTGGGGCAGGCCTGGTTCCCTTTAATGCAGCAGTATATATCATTATGGGACAGAATATTGGTACCTGTGTGACTGCGATCATGTCCAGCATTGGGGCGAAAAAGACGGCTAAGACAGCGGCGGTGATGCATCTTCTGTTTAATATTATTGGAACGATTATTTTCAGCATTGTGGCAATCGTCTTTTTCAAAATCATTAATCCGGCTGCTGGCAACGGCCTGATTACACAGACAGAGATAAGTACTGTCCATACGATATTCAATATTGGCACTACGATACTGCTGTTCCCTGTTTCAGACTGGATTATTAAACTTGCAAAGAAACTGGAAAAAGGGGATGAGAAGGAAACAGACGAAAGCCGTGTGCTTTTAGATGACAGAATGCTGGAGACGCCAAGCATCGCGCTGCAGTCCACAGTCAGTGAGGCTGTACGCATGGGGAATATTGTAAAAGTAACTCTGGCAAAATCGAAGGATGTTATGTTTACTAAAGACTATCAGAAGATTCTGGAGATTAAAGAGGAAGAAAGCACTGTGGACAGGCTGTGCAGCGGTATTACGGATTATGTCATTAAAATCAGCTCACTTTCTATTAATGAAAAGGAGCACCAGCGTGTGGCAAGCCTTCTGCAGATATTATCTGATATAGAGCGTATTAGTGATTATTGTGAAAATATTTCTGAATTTGCAGAAACGCTGCAGTCACGTAAAGCGGAATTTACAGAAATTGGCACCGCAGAATTAAAGGAAATGATGGATGTATGTATAGACAGCTATATATATGCGATAGAAGCCTTTGAGGAAGATAGCAAAGAGAAGGCTATGAAAGTCATTGAAAAAGAGAGCCAGGCTGACGATCTTGAAATTAGGATCAGGTCGAGCCATATGAAGAGGCTGGCAAATAATCAGTGCAATACAGATGCAGGCATTGTTTTTTTAGATGCACTTGTCAGCCTGGAGCGTATTTCAGACCACTCCCGGAATATTGCTGAGGAAGTATTGACAGGGGCATAA
- a CDS encoding SpoVA/SpoVAEb family sporulation membrane protein produces MDYIYAFLIGGIICALVQILLDRTKLMPGRIMVLLVCSGAVLGFCNIYEPFQKFAGAGASVPLLGFGNVLWQGVKKAVDTDGFLGIFMGGFTASAVGISAALIFGYMASFIFEPRMKK; encoded by the coding sequence ATGGACTACATTTATGCATTTTTAATAGGTGGGATTATCTGTGCATTGGTGCAGATACTGCTGGACCGGACGAAGTTGATGCCAGGGAGGATTATGGTACTTCTTGTATGCAGCGGCGCAGTGCTTGGGTTCTGCAATATTTATGAACCGTTCCAGAAGTTTGCGGGGGCAGGGGCCAGCGTACCCCTTTTGGGATTTGGGAATGTGTTGTGGCAGGGTGTGAAAAAGGCCGTCGATACGGATGGATTTCTTGGGATTTTCATGGGGGGATTTACGGCCAGTGCAGTGGGCATATCAGCAGCGCTCATATTTGGATATATGGCCTCATTCATTTTTGAGCCTAGAATGAAAAAGTAA
- the spoVAD gene encoding stage V sporulation protein AD: MNQTKGSQSIGFGESPYLISSGSVVGSKESEGPLAKLFDMANQDDLFGGKTWEEAESNMQKEACVLALGKAHITPEKVRYLFGGDLLRQGIATSMGVEALQIPMFGLYGACSTSGEALALSAMSVAAGYGDYMLAVTSSHFGSAEKEFRFPLGYASQRPLSAHWTVTGSGAFLVGTEKSHVRISGVTVGRIVDYGLKDSQNMGACMAPAAADTIEQNLKDFGRQVEDYDRIVTGDLGYVGQDILFDLMKKKGYDIKTKHMDCGMTIFDQQMQDTHAGGSGCGCAAVTLSAYILPKIKKGEWKRILFVPTGALMSTVSFNEGASVPGIAHAIVLEHC; encoded by the coding sequence ATGAATCAAACGAAAGGAAGCCAGAGTATTGGCTTTGGAGAATCACCTTATCTTATCAGCAGCGGATCTGTTGTTGGCAGTAAAGAGTCAGAGGGACCGCTTGCAAAATTATTTGATATGGCCAACCAAGATGATCTTTTCGGAGGCAAGACTTGGGAGGAGGCCGAGAGTAATATGCAGAAAGAGGCGTGTGTACTTGCGCTTGGCAAGGCACATATTACACCTGAAAAGGTCAGGTATCTATTTGGGGGAGACCTGCTGCGCCAGGGCATTGCCACATCAATGGGGGTGGAGGCTCTGCAGATTCCTATGTTTGGGTTATATGGAGCGTGCTCTACTTCCGGCGAGGCTCTGGCATTGAGTGCAATGAGTGTTGCTGCAGGATATGGTGACTATATGCTTGCAGTTACGTCCAGCCATTTCGGCAGTGCAGAAAAAGAATTCCGTTTTCCTCTCGGCTATGCTAGCCAGAGGCCATTATCTGCACATTGGACAGTAACTGGCAGTGGGGCGTTTCTTGTGGGAACAGAGAAAAGCCACGTACGGATCAGCGGTGTAACTGTTGGGAGAATTGTAGATTATGGATTAAAGGATTCACAAAATATGGGTGCATGTATGGCTCCAGCGGCAGCTGATACTATTGAACAGAATTTAAAAGATTTTGGCAGACAGGTAGAAGATTACGATAGAATCGTGACAGGCGACCTGGGATATGTTGGACAGGACATCCTGTTCGACCTGATGAAGAAAAAAGGATATGATATTAAGACAAAACATATGGATTGCGGAATGACCATTTTTGACCAGCAGATGCAGGACACCCATGCAGGAGGCAGCGGCTGCGGCTGTGCGGCAGTTACATTATCTGCTTATATCCTTCCCAAAATAAAAAAAGGAGAGTGGAAGAGAATACTTTTCGTTCCTACAGGCGCACTCATGTCCACAGTAAGTTTTAATGAAGGTGCCAGCGTTCCCGGAATCGCACATGCAATTGTTTTGGAACATTGCTGA